The proteins below come from a single Serratia fonticola genomic window:
- a CDS encoding 4'-phosphopantetheinyl transferase family protein has protein sequence MTNYIYCSRIDELSSELLYSQRDYLDKDQRILFDRFRFDDDKRRSLLGRMLLRYALKKHVGYQGSHFPKLHYNRYGKPAVMGMKGAFNLSHAGDWAVCAYTTQGDIGVDVEKRVPIDIHDYQEVLTPEEFTQLVQGGNVDFFRLWSLKEAIIKADGRGFALSPTTFTLPHPFANGLTVDVAEKRWYLYSQDIGEEYVLSSASTSYETALFSLAFDTLLA, from the coding sequence ATGACCAATTATATCTACTGCTCTCGTATTGACGAGCTAAGCAGCGAACTGCTTTATTCGCAGCGGGATTATCTTGATAAAGACCAACGGATCCTCTTCGATCGGTTTAGATTTGATGACGACAAACGTCGGTCATTATTAGGGAGAATGCTGCTACGTTATGCATTAAAAAAACATGTTGGGTATCAGGGAAGTCATTTTCCCAAGCTGCACTATAACCGCTATGGCAAACCTGCGGTGATGGGGATGAAAGGGGCTTTTAATCTTTCCCATGCGGGGGACTGGGCCGTGTGTGCCTATACCACGCAGGGGGATATCGGCGTTGATGTGGAAAAAAGAGTCCCCATTGACATACATGACTACCAGGAAGTGCTCACCCCTGAGGAGTTTACACAACTTGTTCAGGGGGGAAACGTTGATTTCTTTCGTCTGTGGTCATTGAAAGAAGCCATCATAAAAGCGGATGGCCGGGGTTTTGCTTTATCTCCGACCACGTTTACCTTACCTCACCCTTTTGCCAATGGCTTAACCGTCGACGTGGCTGAAAAACGTTGGTACTTGTACTCACAGGACATTGGGGAGGAATACGTATTATCCAGCGCCTCAACATCCTATGAAACCGCACTGTTTTCGTTAGCCTTTGACACTTTGTTGGCCTGA